A window of the Nibribacter ruber genome harbors these coding sequences:
- the rpoC gene encoding DNA-directed RNA polymerase subunit beta', translating into MALARNKKLVQDFSKVTISLASPESILERSNGEVTKPETINYRTYKPEMGGLFCERIFGPVKDWECHCGKYKRIRYKGIICDRCGVEVTEKKVRRERMGHIELVVPVAHIWYFKSLPNKIGYLLGLPTKKLDQIIYYERYVVIQAGILAEDGVNTLDFLTEDEYLDMIDKLPRENQMLDNHDPNKFIAKMGAEALQMLLERISLDDLSYDLRYSAAHETSQQRKADALKRLRVVEAFRDAATRIENKPEWMVIRMVPVIPPELRPLVPLDGGRFATSDLNDLYRRVIIRNNRLKRLIEIKAPEVILRNEKRMLQEAVDSLFDNSRKVNAVRAEGNRALKSLSDMLKGKQGRFRQNLLGKRVDYSGRSVIVVGPELKLHECGLPKNMAAELFKPFIIRKLIERGIVKTVKSAKKIVDRKDPVVWDILENVLKGHPVLLNRAPTLHRLGIQAFQPKLIEGKAIQLHPLVCTAFNADFDGDQMAVHVPLGPAAVLEASMLMLAAHNILNPANGAPIAVPSQDMVLGLYYVTKGKRTTENEVIKGEGMSFYSAEEVIIAINEGRLSKQAYIKVRTNIMGEDGQLTYKLIETVAGRVLFNQLVPEAVGYVDELLTKKKLQQIISRVFKVTGMARTAQFLDDIKTLGFQSAYKGGLSMGLGDIVIPKEKDILVAEAKKDVDAVWANYSMGLITDNERYNQVIDIWTRINNQITETLMSRLEKDDQGFNSIFMMMHSGARGSREQIRQLGGMRGLMAKPQKSLQGSVGEIIENPILSNFKEGLDVIEYFISTHGARKGLADTALKTADAGYLTRRLVDVSQDVIVNETDCGTLRGLEVSALKDNEDIVESLSERILGRVNVHDIVNPHTNEVILESGNEITEEVAKIIETTAIEAVEIRSVLTCETKRGICAKCYGRNLSTGRMVQKGEAVGVIAAQSIGEPGTQLTLRTFHVGGTASNIAVDAAIRAKFNGVVEFEDVRTIDTTNAEGDRVKVVMGRSGEVKVVEKGTGKLLISNHVPYGSFLIVDEGQEVTKGDELCNWDPYNAVILSEFDGAIEYDSIVEGITFREESDEQTGHREKVIIETKDKTKNPAIVVNPANGEPKGYNIPVGAHITVEDGQKINAGQIVAKIPRAIGKTRDITGGLPRVTELFEARNPSNPAVVSEIDGVVTYGGVKRGNREIYIESKDGVKKKYMVPLSKHILVQDNDFVRAGVPLSDGAITPNDILNIQGPGAVQEYLVNEIQEVYRLQGVKINDKHIEVVVRQMMQKVNVLDPGDTSFLENQTVDKVTFMEENDMIIDMKVVEDAGDSTAMKPGMIVTARRLRDENSSLKRRDLRLVTVRDAQPAVSRPTLQGITQASLGTQSFISAASFQETTKVLSEAAIKGKADELLGLKENVIVGHLIPAGTGLREYTKLIVGSKEEYEALSASRQSGVKSKQGELQEK; encoded by the coding sequence ATGGCGTTAGCAAGAAATAAAAAGTTAGTTCAAGACTTCTCTAAAGTGACCATCAGCTTGGCTTCCCCAGAATCTATCCTGGAGAGATCAAACGGTGAGGTGACTAAACCGGAAACTATCAACTACAGAACCTACAAGCCAGAAATGGGTGGTCTGTTCTGCGAGCGTATTTTCGGGCCAGTGAAGGATTGGGAGTGCCATTGCGGTAAATACAAGAGAATCCGTTACAAAGGGATTATCTGTGACCGTTGTGGAGTGGAGGTAACTGAGAAAAAAGTGCGTCGTGAGCGCATGGGCCATATTGAGTTGGTAGTACCGGTAGCACATATCTGGTACTTTAAGTCATTGCCTAACAAAATTGGTTATCTATTGGGTCTGCCCACCAAGAAATTGGATCAGATCATTTACTATGAGCGGTATGTAGTTATTCAGGCAGGTATCCTAGCAGAAGACGGTGTGAACACACTGGACTTCTTGACGGAAGATGAGTACCTGGACATGATTGACAAACTTCCTCGCGAGAACCAGATGTTGGACAACCATGATCCAAACAAGTTCATCGCGAAGATGGGTGCCGAGGCGTTACAAATGTTATTGGAGCGCATTAGCTTGGATGACTTGTCCTATGACCTCCGTTATTCAGCTGCTCATGAAACATCTCAGCAACGTAAGGCAGATGCCTTAAAGCGCCTACGCGTAGTAGAGGCTTTCCGTGATGCTGCTACCAGAATTGAGAACAAGCCTGAGTGGATGGTGATCCGCATGGTGCCTGTGATTCCACCGGAATTGCGCCCGTTGGTTCCATTGGATGGCGGTCGTTTCGCTACCTCAGATTTGAACGACTTGTATCGTCGCGTAATCATCCGTAACAACCGTCTTAAGCGCCTGATCGAGATCAAAGCGCCAGAGGTGATTCTCCGGAATGAGAAGCGTATGCTCCAAGAGGCGGTAGACTCACTGTTTGACAACTCACGTAAAGTGAACGCTGTGAGAGCAGAAGGTAACCGTGCCTTGAAATCTCTATCTGACATGCTGAAAGGTAAGCAAGGACGTTTCCGTCAAAACTTGCTTGGTAAGCGTGTGGATTACTCTGGTCGTTCTGTAATTGTAGTAGGTCCAGAACTGAAACTGCATGAGTGCGGTCTGCCTAAGAACATGGCGGCTGAGCTTTTCAAACCGTTCATCATCCGTAAGCTTATTGAGCGCGGTATTGTAAAAACGGTAAAGTCTGCCAAGAAAATTGTAGACAGAAAAGACCCAGTGGTTTGGGATATTCTGGAGAACGTGTTGAAAGGACACCCGGTACTGTTGAACCGTGCTCCTACGCTCCACAGATTAGGTATCCAGGCATTCCAGCCAAAGCTGATTGAAGGAAAAGCAATCCAGTTGCACCCATTGGTGTGTACGGCCTTCAACGCTGACTTTGACGGTGACCAGATGGCGGTGCACGTTCCACTAGGACCTGCTGCTGTTTTGGAAGCCTCTATGTTAATGCTGGCCGCCCACAATATCTTGAACCCTGCCAACGGTGCTCCAATTGCGGTACCTTCTCAGGACATGGTATTGGGTCTGTACTACGTGACCAAAGGAAAACGCACCACTGAGAACGAAGTAATCAAAGGCGAAGGCATGTCCTTCTATAGCGCTGAAGAGGTAATCATTGCCATCAATGAAGGCAGATTGTCTAAGCAGGCATATATCAAAGTAAGAACCAACATAATGGGCGAGGACGGCCAATTAACTTACAAGTTAATTGAAACCGTAGCCGGTAGAGTTCTATTCAACCAATTGGTGCCAGAGGCGGTAGGCTATGTAGACGAACTTCTTACCAAGAAGAAACTACAGCAGATCATCTCTCGCGTGTTCAAAGTGACAGGAATGGCCAGAACGGCCCAGTTCCTGGATGATATCAAAACCCTAGGATTCCAGTCTGCCTACAAAGGTGGTCTATCCATGGGTCTTGGTGACATCGTTATCCCTAAGGAGAAGGACATCCTTGTGGCTGAGGCCAAAAAAGACGTAGACGCTGTTTGGGCGAACTACTCTATGGGTCTTATCACAGATAACGAGCGTTACAACCAGGTAATTGACATTTGGACGCGTATCAATAACCAAATCACTGAAACGTTGATGAGCCGTCTTGAAAAAGACGATCAAGGTTTCAACTCCATCTTCATGATGATGCACTCAGGAGCCCGTGGTTCCAGAGAGCAGATCCGTCAGTTGGGGGGTATGAGAGGTTTGATGGCCAAGCCACAGAAATCATTGCAAGGATCCGTAGGGGAAATCATTGAAAACCCGATTCTATCCAACTTCAAAGAAGGTTTGGATGTAATTGAGTACTTCATCTCTACCCACGGTGCTCGTAAAGGTCTTGCGGATACAGCCTTGAAAACGGCAGATGCGGGTTACTTGACCCGTCGTCTGGTAGACGTTTCTCAGGACGTAATCGTGAATGAGACAGACTGCGGTACCCTGCGTGGTCTTGAGGTGAGCGCCTTGAAAGACAATGAGGACATCGTTGAGTCACTGTCTGAGCGTATCTTAGGTCGTGTGAACGTCCATGATATTGTTAACCCGCACACCAACGAGGTAATCTTGGAGTCTGGTAACGAAATCACTGAGGAAGTTGCCAAAATCATTGAGACCACAGCTATTGAGGCGGTGGAGATTCGTTCGGTATTAACCTGTGAGACCAAGCGCGGTATCTGTGCCAAGTGCTACGGCCGTAACTTGTCTACCGGTAGAATGGTGCAGAAAGGGGAAGCTGTTGGAGTAATTGCTGCTCAGTCAATTGGTGAGCCAGGTACTCAGTTAACACTTCGTACTTTCCACGTGGGTGGTACAGCGTCTAACATTGCGGTAGATGCAGCCATTCGTGCCAAGTTTAATGGAGTTGTGGAGTTTGAGGATGTAAGAACTATTGATACCACCAATGCCGAAGGTGACCGCGTGAAAGTGGTAATGGGACGCTCTGGTGAAGTAAAAGTAGTAGAGAAAGGTACTGGCAAGTTGTTAATTAGTAACCACGTTCCTTACGGTTCATTCTTGATAGTGGACGAAGGACAAGAGGTTACCAAAGGCGACGAGCTATGTAACTGGGATCCATACAACGCGGTTATCTTATCTGAGTTTGACGGGGCCATTGAATACGATTCTATTGTGGAAGGTATCACTTTCCGGGAAGAGTCTGACGAGCAGACTGGTCACCGTGAAAAGGTAATCATTGAAACAAAGGATAAAACCAAAAACCCTGCTATTGTAGTAAACCCTGCCAACGGTGAGCCAAAAGGCTATAACATTCCGGTAGGTGCCCACATTACAGTAGAAGACGGACAAAAGATCAATGCCGGTCAGATTGTAGCTAAAATCCCACGTGCCATTGGTAAAACCCGCGACATTACAGGTGGTCTGCCACGCGTTACCGAGCTCTTTGAAGCACGTAACCCGTCTAACCCAGCCGTAGTGAGTGAGATTGATGGTGTGGTAACATACGGTGGCGTGAAACGCGGTAACCGTGAGATCTACATCGAGTCTAAGGATGGTGTAAAGAAGAAGTATATGGTACCTCTTTCTAAGCACATCCTGGTGCAGGACAATGACTTTGTGCGTGCCGGTGTTCCATTGTCTGATGGTGCTATCACACCAAATGATATCCTGAACATCCAAGGACCAGGTGCCGTGCAGGAATACTTAGTGAACGAGATTCAAGAAGTATACCGTCTGCAAGGTGTGAAGATCAACGACAAGCACATTGAAGTGGTGGTTCGTCAGATGATGCAGAAGGTAAACGTATTGGATCCAGGTGACACCAGCTTCCTGGAGAACCAGACCGTGGATAAGGTAACGTTCATGGAAGAGAATGACATGATCATTGACATGAAAGTAGTGGAAGATGCAGGAGACTCAACTGCCATGAAACCAGGTATGATTGTGACGGCTCGTCGCCTACGTGATGAGAACTCCAGCCTGAAACGTCGTGACCTCCGCCTGGTAACGGTACGTGATGCGCAACCTGCTGTATCAAGACCTACCCTTCAAGGTATCACACAAGCCTCTCTTGGCACGCAAAGCTTTATCTCGGCGGCATCCTTCCAGGAGACCACTAAAGTTCTTAGCGAGGCGGCCATCAAAGGAAAAGCAGATGAACTGCTTGGCTTGAAAGAAAACGTAATTGTTGGCCACTTAATCCCGGCAGGTACTGGCTTAAGAGAATACACTAAATTGATTGTTGGTTCTAAGGAAGAGTATGAAGCCCTTTCTGCCAGCAGACAATCAGGTGTAAAATCAAAGCAAGGCGAACTGCAAGAGAAATAA
- a CDS encoding DUF3467 domain-containing protein produces the protein MAATEPQGQINIELTEEIAEGQYANLAMIAHSHSEFVIDFIRLMPGIPKAKVKARVVITPEHAKRLLAALEENILKYEQSFGGIKQTPEAPSFPLNFGGTIGEA, from the coding sequence ATGGCAGCGACGGAACCACAAGGACAGATCAACATTGAGTTGACTGAGGAAATTGCAGAGGGTCAATACGCCAATCTGGCTATGATTGCCCATTCACACAGTGAATTTGTAATTGACTTTATTCGCTTGATGCCTGGAATTCCGAAGGCCAAAGTAAAAGCAAGAGTGGTGATTACTCCAGAGCATGCCAAGCGTTTATTGGCTGCTTTGGAGGAAAACATTCTAAAATATGAGCAAAGTTTTGGGGGTATAAAGCAGACGCCGGAAGCCCCCAGCTTTCCTCTAAACTTTGGTGGAACAATTGGCGAAGCCTAA
- the rpsL gene encoding 30S ribosomal protein S12 — protein sequence MPTIQQLVRKGREKLTSKSKSPALDSCPQRRGVCTRVYTTTPKKPNSAMRKVARVRLTNGKEVNAYIPGEGHNLQEHSIVLIRGGRVKDLPGVRYHIIRGALDTAGVNGRLQSRSKYGAKRPKPGQPAAAAAGKGGKKK from the coding sequence ATGCCTACTATACAACAATTAGTAAGAAAGGGAAGAGAGAAACTAACATCTAAGTCTAAATCCCCAGCCCTTGACTCATGCCCGCAGAGACGTGGCGTGTGCACGCGCGTTTACACAACCACACCTAAGAAGCCGAACTCAGCGATGAGAAAAGTGGCTCGTGTGCGTTTGACAAACGGCAAAGAAGTCAATGCTTATATCCCAGGTGAAGGCCACAACCTACAGGAGCACTCTATTGTGTTAATTAGAGGTGGTCGTGTGAAAGACTTACCAGGTGTAAGATATCACATCATCCGTGGTGCTTTGGATACAGCTGGTGTAAACGGTCGTCTACAGTCTCGTTCTAAATATGGAGCGAAGCGTCCTAAACCAGGTCAACCAGCGGCAGCAGCAGCAGGTAAAGGCGGTAAGAAAAAATAA
- the rpsG gene encoding 30S ribosomal protein S7 has product MRKAKPKKRILLPDPKYKETLVTRFVNYLMVDGKKSVAYKIFYDACDLVEKRTKENGLETWRKALNNIMPGVEVKSRRVGGATFQVPTEVRPDRKISLGIKWMISYARKRGEKTMMDKLAGEIIAAAKGEGAAVKKKDDTHRMAEANKAFSHFRF; this is encoded by the coding sequence ATGAGAAAAGCGAAACCAAAGAAGAGAATTCTTCTTCCTGATCCTAAGTACAAAGAGACTCTTGTTACCCGTTTTGTAAACTACCTGATGGTAGACGGTAAAAAGAGTGTGGCTTATAAAATATTTTACGATGCTTGCGACTTAGTTGAGAAAAGAACTAAGGAGAACGGTCTAGAGACCTGGAGAAAAGCATTGAACAATATCATGCCAGGTGTAGAGGTGAAAAGCCGCCGTGTAGGTGGTGCTACTTTCCAGGTGCCTACTGAAGTGCGTCCGGATAGAAAGATTTCTCTTGGTATCAAATGGATGATTTCTTACGCTCGTAAGAGAGGTGAGAAAACAATGATGGATAAATTGGCTGGTGAGATCATCGCCGCCGCCAAAGGAGAAGGTGCTGCTGTGAAGAAGAAAGACGACACTCACAGAATGGCGGAAGCCAACAAGGCATTCTCACACTTTAGATTCTAA
- the fusA gene encoding elongation factor G, whose translation MARDLRFTRNIGIAAHIDAGKTTTTERILYYAGVSHKIGEVHDGAATMDWMEQEQERGITITSAATTVNWDYRGEKYHINIIDTPGHVDFTVEVNRSLRVLDGLVFLFSAVDGVEPQSETNWRLADNYKVARIGFVNKMDRSGADFLGVCKQVKEMLGSNAVALQLPIGAEDNFKGVVDLVNFRGIEWNESDKGMTFTEVPIPEDMMEEAEEYREKLLEAVADYDEALMEKYFEDPASITEAEIIEALRKATIDMAIVPMLCGSSFKNKGVQTMLDYVMALIPSPLDKDNIVGTNPDTGEEVVRRPSESDPFAGLAFKIATDPYVGRLCFVRAYSGVLESGSYVYNTRSNNKERISRIFQMHANKQNQIERLAAGDIGAVVGFKDIKTGDTLCDQSAKIVLESMDFPEPVIGYAIEPKTQADSDKMGMAIAKLIEEDPTLQVNTDEETGQTILRGMGELHLEIIIDRMKREFKVELNQGAPQVAYKETITKMVEHREVFKKQSGGRGKFADIVFNMGPREDGKQGLEFDNAIVGGVIPREFIPAVQKGFEEAMKNGILAGFPIDSMKVRLFHGSFHDVDSDSLSFELAARQGFREAGKQCAPKLLEPIMAVDVVTPDEYTGPVTGDLNRRRGIMKGMDTKGTSTVVKADVPLSELFGYVTDLRTITSGRATASLTFSHYEQVPQNLADGIIAKLKGTAK comes from the coding sequence ATGGCTCGGGATTTAAGATTCACAAGAAATATTGGTATTGCCGCGCACATTGATGCAGGTAAGACCACGACTACAGAGCGTATCCTTTACTATGCAGGTGTAAGCCACAAAATAGGAGAGGTGCATGATGGAGCCGCCACCATGGACTGGATGGAGCAGGAGCAGGAAAGAGGTATCACTATCACCTCTGCCGCTACTACTGTAAACTGGGATTATAGAGGCGAAAAATATCATATCAACATCATTGATACACCAGGTCACGTTGACTTTACTGTTGAAGTAAACCGCTCCCTTCGTGTATTGGATGGTTTAGTATTCTTGTTTAGTGCAGTAGATGGTGTTGAGCCACAATCTGAAACTAACTGGAGACTTGCCGATAACTATAAAGTTGCCCGTATTGGTTTTGTTAACAAAATGGACCGTTCTGGCGCTGACTTTTTAGGGGTTTGTAAGCAGGTAAAAGAAATGCTAGGTAGCAATGCCGTAGCGTTACAATTGCCAATAGGTGCTGAAGACAACTTCAAAGGAGTAGTAGACCTGGTTAACTTCCGTGGTATTGAGTGGAATGAATCTGATAAAGGTATGACCTTTACTGAGGTTCCAATTCCAGAAGATATGATGGAAGAAGCGGAAGAATACAGAGAGAAATTGTTGGAAGCAGTAGCTGATTACGATGAGGCTTTGATGGAGAAATACTTTGAAGATCCAGCGTCTATCACAGAGGCTGAAATCATTGAAGCTCTTCGGAAAGCAACCATTGACATGGCGATTGTGCCAATGCTATGTGGTTCTTCTTTCAAAAACAAAGGTGTACAAACAATGCTTGACTATGTGATGGCTTTAATTCCATCACCTCTTGATAAGGATAACATTGTTGGTACCAACCCAGATACAGGAGAAGAAGTAGTGCGCAGACCTAGCGAAAGCGATCCATTCGCTGGCTTGGCTTTCAAAATCGCTACTGACCCTTATGTAGGACGTCTTTGTTTCGTACGCGCCTATTCAGGAGTACTGGAGTCAGGATCTTACGTATACAATACTCGTTCAAATAACAAAGAACGTATCTCCCGTATCTTCCAGATGCACGCTAACAAGCAGAACCAAATTGAAAGATTGGCTGCAGGAGACATTGGAGCGGTAGTTGGTTTCAAAGACATCAAAACAGGAGATACACTTTGCGACCAAAGCGCGAAAATCGTTTTGGAATCAATGGACTTCCCAGAGCCAGTAATCGGATACGCTATTGAGCCTAAAACTCAGGCTGACTCTGATAAAATGGGTATGGCGATTGCCAAGCTTATTGAAGAAGATCCAACCCTACAGGTAAACACTGACGAGGAAACTGGTCAGACTATCTTGAGAGGTATGGGTGAACTTCACTTGGAGATCATAATTGACCGCATGAAGCGCGAGTTCAAGGTTGAGTTGAACCAAGGAGCACCACAGGTGGCTTACAAAGAAACTATCACTAAGATGGTTGAGCACAGAGAAGTGTTCAAAAAGCAATCTGGTGGTCGTGGTAAGTTCGCCGACATTGTATTCAACATGGGACCACGTGAGGATGGCAAGCAAGGTCTTGAATTTGATAATGCAATTGTGGGTGGTGTGATTCCAAGAGAATTCATCCCTGCTGTGCAGAAAGGATTTGAAGAGGCCATGAAGAATGGTATCTTGGCCGGCTTCCCAATTGACTCAATGAAAGTGCGTTTGTTCCACGGATCATTCCACGATGTTGACTCTGACTCATTGTCATTTGAATTGGCAGCCCGTCAAGGATTTAGAGAAGCTGGAAAGCAGTGTGCTCCAAAATTACTCGAGCCAATCATGGCAGTAGACGTGGTTACTCCTGATGAGTACACTGGTCCGGTAACAGGTGACTTGAACAGAAGAAGAGGTATCATGAAAGGTATGGATACCAAAGGAACTTCAACGGTAGTAAAAGCTGACGTTCCTCTTTCTGAATTGTTCGGTTACGTGACTGACTTACGTACCATTACTTCTGGCCGTGCAACAGCTTCGCTTACTTTCTCTCATTATGAGCAAGTACCGCAAAACTTGGCAGATGGTATCATCGCAAAATTAAAAGGAACAGCTAAATAA
- the rpsJ gene encoding 30S ribosomal protein S10 codes for MNQKIRIKLKSYDHNLVDKSSEKIVKAVKATGAIVSGPIPLPTEKDIFTVLRSPHVNKKAREQFQLCTYKRLVDIYSTSSKTVDALMKLELPSGVDVEIKV; via the coding sequence ATGAATCAAAAGATCAGAATTAAGCTGAAATCTTACGATCATAATCTGGTGGATAAGTCATCAGAGAAAATCGTGAAAGCGGTGAAAGCGACTGGCGCGATCGTGAGTGGTCCCATTCCTTTGCCAACTGAGAAAGACATTTTCACAGTATTGCGTTCTCCACACGTAAACAAGAAAGCGCGTGAGCAATTCCAACTTTGCACCTACAAGAGACTAGTAGATATCTATTCTACATCTTCTAAAACGGTAGATGCTTTGATGAAATTAGAATTGCCAAGCGGTGTTGATGTTGAAATCAAAGTTTGA
- the rplC gene encoding 50S ribosomal protein L3, translated as MPGIIGKKIGMTSLFTPEGKSVACTLIQAGPCVVTQVKTQEVDGYTAIQLGYGEKKVKRTSKALAGHFQKANTTAKKKLVEFRLEDVASYSLGDEVNVGSFEEGEFVDVVGISKGKGFQGVVKRYNFAGVGGQTHGQHNRARHPGSIGACSWPSRVFKGMRMAGRMGGDRVKIQNLRVLRILPEQNLLVVSGSVPGAKNSFIVVEK; from the coding sequence ATGCCTGGAATTATCGGTAAGAAAATCGGAATGACAAGCCTCTTCACACCTGAGGGTAAGAGCGTGGCCTGTACTTTGATTCAAGCAGGACCATGCGTTGTGACCCAGGTCAAAACGCAGGAAGTGGATGGCTATACAGCTATCCAGCTTGGATACGGAGAGAAGAAAGTAAAAAGAACAAGCAAAGCGCTTGCTGGCCACTTCCAAAAAGCTAATACAACTGCTAAGAAAAAGCTGGTTGAATTTAGATTAGAAGACGTTGCTTCATATTCATTAGGAGATGAAGTAAACGTAGGTTCATTTGAAGAAGGTGAATTTGTAGACGTAGTAGGTATCTCAAAAGGTAAAGGTTTTCAAGGCGTTGTGAAACGTTACAACTTTGCCGGTGTTGGTGGGCAGACTCACGGTCAGCACAACAGAGCAAGACACCCTGGTTCAATTGGTGCCTGTTCATGGCCATCCAGAGTATTCAAAGGAATGCGTATGGCTGGTAGAATGGGTGGCGACAGAGTTAAAATCCAAAACCTTCGTGTGCTAAGAATTTTGCCAGAACAAAACCTTCTGGTGGTAAGTGGTTCTGTGCCTGGTGCTAAAAATTCATTTATCGTAGTTGAGAAATAA
- the rplD gene encoding 50S ribosomal protein L4, producing the protein MEISVFNSKGQDTGRKVTLPESVFGVEPNEHAMYLDVKQYLANQRQGTHKSKERAEIAGSTKKIKRQKGTGGARAGSLKSPVFVGGGRVFGPKPRNYSFKLNKKLKALARLSALSTLAKGDRVVMLDNLVIDTPRTKDFIAILNGLNLSAKKTLVITNEVNTNVVLSSRNVPKVKVATASGLTTYDLLNADRVICLEESLSVLEELYATK; encoded by the coding sequence ATGGAGATATCAGTTTTCAATAGTAAAGGCCAAGATACAGGAAGAAAAGTAACGCTTCCAGAGTCTGTGTTCGGGGTTGAGCCGAATGAGCATGCCATGTATCTGGATGTAAAGCAATATTTGGCTAACCAACGCCAAGGAACGCACAAATCTAAGGAGCGTGCTGAAATAGCTGGATCAACCAAAAAGATCAAGCGTCAAAAGGGTACAGGCGGAGCCAGAGCTGGTTCATTGAAGTCTCCAGTATTTGTTGGTGGTGGCCGTGTATTTGGTCCTAAGCCAAGAAACTACAGCTTCAAGCTTAACAAAAAGTTGAAAGCATTGGCAAGATTGTCAGCTTTGTCAACTTTGGCTAAAGGAGATAGAGTTGTCATGTTAGACAACTTGGTAATTGACACTCCAAGAACAAAGGATTTCATTGCTATTTTAAATGGCTTGAACCTATCTGCCAAGAAAACGCTTGTAATCACCAATGAGGTGAACACAAATGTTGTATTGTCTAGCAGAAATGTTCCTAAAGTGAAGGTTGCTACCGCTTCAGGTTTAACAACCTATGATTTGTTAAATGCTGACAGAGTAATTTGTTTAGAAGAGTCTCTTTCAGTTCTTGAAGAACTTTACGCCACAAAATAA
- the rplW gene encoding 50S ribosomal protein L23 has product MSILKRPLLTEKLTALTEKGVFAFEVDRKANKIEIKKAIQSKYGVTVEKISTMRTQGKLKSRNTKSGVVTGRTASTKKAIVTLKEGEVIDFYSGI; this is encoded by the coding sequence ATGAGCATTTTAAAAAGACCATTGCTTACTGAGAAGCTGACCGCCCTAACAGAAAAGGGAGTGTTTGCCTTTGAGGTAGATAGAAAAGCAAATAAGATTGAGATCAAAAAAGCGATCCAGTCAAAATACGGAGTTACAGTAGAGAAAATTTCTACGATGCGTACCCAAGGCAAACTGAAATCTAGAAATACGAAATCAGGTGTGGTGACAGGTCGTACAGCCTCTACCAAGAAAGCTATTGTAACATTGAAAGAGGGAGAAGTTATTGACTTCTACAGCGGCATCTAA